Proteins co-encoded in one Sebastes umbrosus isolate fSebUmb1 chromosome 20, fSebUmb1.pri, whole genome shotgun sequence genomic window:
- the pgap3 gene encoding post-GPI attachment to proteins factor 3, which translates to MPLSSRRAFVSPDGLRPSTSTVTMVTSSSARCTSVRLPAVTTVLLLLLMSVTTVQSSQGDKEPVYRDCVKQCVRTNCTGARLRGFQSAQPQYMTLTGWTCRDDCRYQCMWTTVGLYQAEGYRVPQFHGKWPFARFLCFEEPASALASLLNGLACLLMLLRYRSTVPRQSPMYHTINAFSLVSLNAWLWSTVFHTRDTYLTEKMDYFCATAVILYSIYLCCVRTLGLRRPGVSSMVGVLLILAFTSHVSYLTFVSFDYGYNMAANVTIGMVNLLWWLCWCWQNRRTLPYWWKCGLVVVMLHGLALLELLDFPPMLWVLDAHAVWHLSTIPVHFLFYSFLIDDSLYLLNTEKMGVKVE; encoded by the exons ATGCCGCTGTCGTCCCGCCGTGCCTTCGTGAGTCCTGACGGGTTGAgaccctccacctccaccgtcACCATGGTGACTTCATCGTCAGCCCGCTGCACATCTGTCAGACTCCCCGCTGTGaccaccgtcctgctgctgctcctgatGTCGGTTACCACCGTGCAGTCATCTCAAGGCGACAAGGAGCCGGTGTACCGAGACTGTGTGAAGCAGTGTGTCCGGACCAACTGCACCGGGGCTCGGCTACGGGGCTTCCAGTCCGCCCAGCCGCAGTACATGACGCTGACAG GTTGGACATGTCGCGATGACTGTCGCTATCAATGCATGTGGACCACAGTGGGGCTTTACCAGGCCGAGGGGTACAGGGTCCCACAGTTCCACGGCAAG TGGCCATTTGCGCGCTTCCTGTGTTTTGAGGAGCCAGCGTCTGCCCTGGCCTCTCTGCTCAACGGCCTGGCTTGCCTTCTCATGCTGCTGCGCTATCGGAGTACGGTGCCGCGCCAGAGCCCCATGTACCACACCATCAACGCCTTCTCTCTG gTATCTCTTAATGCCTGGTTATGGTCCACAGTGTTTCACACCCGGGACACCTATCTAACCGAG AAAATGGACTATTTCTGTGCAACAGCGGTCATTCTTTACTCAATCTACCTATGCTGTGTCAG AACATTGGGTCTGAGGCGACCTGGAGTGTCCAGCATGGTGGGAGTCCTGCTCATCTTGGCCTTTACCTCGCATGTGTCCTACTTGACCTTTGTCAGTTTCGACTATGGCTACAACATGGCTGCTAACGTCACCATCG GCATGGTGAACCTCCTGTGGTGGCTGTGTTGGTGCTGGCAGAACCGGCGGACCCTGCCGTACTGGTGGAAGTGCGGCCTGGTGGTGGTGATGCTTCACGGCCTggccctgctggagctgctggactTCCCCCCAATGCTCTGGGTCCTCGACGCTCACGCTGTTTGGCACCTCAGCACCATACCGGTGCACTTCCTTTTCTACAG TTTCCTGATAGACGACAGCCTCTACTTACTAAACACAGAGAAGATGGGTGTCAAAGTCGAGTAG